CCAGCTGGAGTTCGAGCGCGACCAGCTCGACAGCTACCTCCACCAGACCTGACCCCGCAGCGGTCCGGGGCTCACGCCGTACGGCGGGTGCCGGCGTACGGTTGCGACCCCAGCAGGAGCCACGCGGGTCCCGGGCCGGTCACCAGGCGTCGCTCGGTCACCTGGCGCGTCCATCGCGAGGACTCCTCGCTGGGTTCCCGAAACTCCACCGCCACCCGCTGCTGCGCCCAGTGGCTGCCCGAGGCGCTCGCACCGGGCAGGACGGCCAGACCGGTCAGCTCGGCGAGCCGGACCGGGTAGCCGCAGACTGTCGCCACCAGCGGCACCGACCCGTGCTCCTCGATCCGGGCCCGTACCTGGCTCCTGATGATCTGACCCGCACCTGCCAGCGTCTCCACCGGCGCCGCCCGCTCGTCGCCTCGTCCGAGCCTGACCACGAGCGGTCCGCCGGGGCACTGCGCCAGCACCTCCGCGTGGTCGGCCTCCGGCCACCTCGCCAGGGACCGCACCAACGCCTCGTCGTACAGGAGTGACCCACCCGCACGGGTACCCTGACCCGCCAGCCCGCTCAGCAGCACCCGACGGGACTGTTGGCGGACCAGGCCGGTCTCCTCCTCGAAGATCCTGGACGCTGCCCGAGCGCTGATCAGCATGCCGGCACGCTAGGTCGCCCCACCGACCGCCCGCTCGTGCGGACTCCGCCCGGTTCACCGGCCAGGTCTCCTCGACCAGTCCGGTGACCCAGCGAGGCCTGCGAGGTGGGGACCGGCTGGTCCCCACCTCGCAGTGGTCCTGGGGTCGGCCCGCGGAGGACCACGTGTCGCCCCGGCGGTACCCACCTGCGGCGGCTCCCCCTCCGCCGGGAGGCCGTAGGCTCGGGCCGACCCACGCCGAGAGGAACCACTGCCATGAGCACCGAGAAGCCCGAGATCGACTTCCCCGACTTCGACCCGCCCACCGACCTGGTGATCGACGACCTCGTGGAGGGCGACGGCGCCGAGGCGACGGCCGGGGCCACGGTGAAGGTGCACTACGTCGGGGTGGCGCACTCGACCGGCGAGGAGTTCGACGCGTCGTACAACCGGGGCGAGCCGCTGCAGTTCCGGCTCGGCGTCGGCCAGGTCATCTCCGGCTGGGACACCGGCGTGCAGGGGATGAAGGTCGGCGGCCGGCGCAAGCTGGTCATCCCGCCGCATCTGGGGTACGGCGACCGCGGCGCCGGTGGCGTGATCAAGCCCGGCGAGACGCTGATCTTCGTGTGCGACCTGATCGAGGTGCGCTGACCGGCGTGGGCGAGGCTGCCCGGGTGGTGCCGATCCGCGACGCCGGCATCCGGCTCGGCCAGTTCCTGAAGCTCGCCGACCTGATCGACCAGGGGGCCGACGCCAAGCCACTGCTCGCCACCGGCGACGTGACCGTCAACGGCGAGGTCGAGACCCGGCGGGGCCGCCAGCTGGTCCGGGGCGACGTGGTCACGGTCGCCGGCCCGCCCGCCGACACGGCCACGGTCGGCTGACGGCTGACAGCTGGGGGCGGACGGCTGGACGGCGCTAGCCGGCCAGCACCGCCACGGTGTGGATCAGCACGCCCACCAGACCACCGACGATGGTGCCGTTGATCCGGATGAACTGCAGGTCACGGCCGACGTGGAGCTCGATCCGCCGGGCCGCCTCCCGGCCGTCCCACCGCTCGATGGTGTGCGTGATCACGGCGGTGAGCTCTGCGCCGTACCGCTCGACGGCGAAGACCGCGACGTCCGCGGCCGTCCCGTCCAGCCGCGCCCGCAGGGCCTCGTCGTCACGCAGGCGTACCGCGAAGGCGTTCACCTCGCTCACCAGCCGGGCCCGGACGGCACCCTCGGGGTCGACCAGCGAGGACTGCAGGGCACGACGGAAGGCGTTCCACAGGGCGATGCTCGACTCGACCACCTGCGGGTGCTCGAGGAGCCGCAGCTTCAGCTGCTCGGCGCGCTCCTGCGTCTCGGGGTCGACCAGCAGGTCGTGCGCGAGCCGGCCGAGCATCGAGTCCAGCGCCTGCCGGGCGGGGTGGGCAGGGTCGTCGCGGATGACCGCGAGCCAGTCCACCAGCTCGATGTAGACCCGGCGGGTCACGGCGTCGTTCAGGCGCTCCGGAGCCCACCAGGGCGCGCGCTCACCGAGCACCTCCGCGAACGTCTCGGGGTGCTCGACCATCCAGGCGTGGAGCTCGCGCAGCGTCAGGTCGACCAGACCCTGGTGCAGGTCGTCGCGCACCACCTCGGCCAGGAGCCCGCCGAGGAGCGGGGAGATCGGCTCCTCGCGGAAGCGCGGGACCAACGCCTCGGTCACGAAGTCGGCGACGTGGTCGTCACGGACCTTGCCCAGGCCGATCGCCACCACCTCGGAGACCTCGTCGACGACCCGGCGGGCGTTCTCCGGCTCGGCCAGCCAGCGTCCCACCCGCAGCGAGATCGTCGCCGCGGCCACCCGCTCACGGATGATCCCCTCCTGCAGGAAGTTCTCCCCCACGAACTCCTCGAGACCGCGCCCGAGCTCGTCCTTGCGCCGCGGGATCAGAGCCGTGTGCGGGATCGGCAGCCCGAGCGGGTGCTTGAACAGCGCGGTGACCGCGAACCAGTCGGCGATGGCGCCGACCATCGACGCCTCGGCGCCCGCGT
This genomic window from Nocardioides cynanchi contains:
- a CDS encoding FKBP-type peptidyl-prolyl cis-trans isomerase — translated: MSTEKPEIDFPDFDPPTDLVIDDLVEGDGAEATAGATVKVHYVGVAHSTGEEFDASYNRGEPLQFRLGVGQVISGWDTGVQGMKVGGRRKLVIPPHLGYGDRGAGGVIKPGETLIFVCDLIEVR
- a CDS encoding RNA-binding S4 domain-containing protein, which produces MGEAARVVPIRDAGIRLGQFLKLADLIDQGADAKPLLATGDVTVNGEVETRRGRQLVRGDVVTVAGPPADTATVG
- a CDS encoding DUF445 domain-containing protein — translated: MTTLGMITPDPEADDRRRRALRRMRTLAVSLLAFAAVVYLVTLGQDGFLGFVNAGAEASMVGAIADWFAVTALFKHPLGLPIPHTALIPRRKDELGRGLEEFVGENFLQEGIIRERVAAATISLRVGRWLAEPENARRVVDEVSEVVAIGLGKVRDDHVADFVTEALVPRFREEPISPLLGGLLAEVVRDDLHQGLVDLTLRELHAWMVEHPETFAEVLGERAPWWAPERLNDAVTRRVYIELVDWLAVIRDDPAHPARQALDSMLGRLAHDLLVDPETQERAEQLKLRLLEHPQVVESSIALWNAFRRALQSSLVDPEGAVRARLVSEVNAFAVRLRDDEALRARLDGTAADVAVFAVERYGAELTAVITHTIERWDGREAARRIELHVGRDLQFIRINGTIVGGLVGVLIHTVAVLAG